A region from the Leptospirillum ferriphilum ML-04 genome encodes:
- a CDS encoding sigma-70 family RNA polymerase sigma factor: MDLDEDTLKEFAVTVKFFALRYSHRLPPELDVDDLISAGMGGLLDAARRFDPSRGIKFKTLAEHRIRGAMLDEIRAADWMPRSVREKLTHVQQVKTELIARYKREPTRQEIAARMDMTEEEFDRLSVDIEPHHLVSLEDLMDPEDGDSPSLLDRLSAPQEGDPLASLLQSEVSEKLCQALDRLPEKQRLVLSLYYYEELTMKEVARVVGVSESRVSQIHGQALAALKQSLVETSETENVSSRQTVRHGG; the protein is encoded by the coding sequence ATGGATCTTGATGAAGACACACTGAAAGAATTTGCTGTCACGGTCAAGTTCTTTGCGCTCCGCTATTCCCATCGCCTGCCTCCGGAACTGGATGTCGACGATCTGATCAGTGCCGGTATGGGAGGGCTTCTGGATGCTGCCCGGCGGTTCGACCCTTCCCGCGGGATCAAGTTCAAGACGTTGGCGGAGCACCGGATCCGGGGGGCGATGCTCGATGAAATCCGCGCGGCGGACTGGATGCCTCGCTCCGTCCGGGAGAAGCTGACCCATGTGCAGCAGGTGAAGACCGAGCTGATCGCCCGCTACAAACGCGAGCCGACCCGCCAGGAGATCGCGGCCCGCATGGACATGACGGAAGAAGAGTTCGACCGCCTGTCGGTCGACATCGAGCCCCATCATCTGGTGAGTCTCGAAGACCTGATGGATCCGGAGGACGGCGACAGCCCCTCTCTCCTCGACCGTCTGTCGGCACCCCAGGAAGGGGATCCGTTGGCCAGCCTTCTCCAGAGCGAGGTGTCCGAGAAGCTCTGCCAGGCGCTCGACCGGCTTCCGGAAAAACAGCGTCTTGTCCTGTCCCTGTATTACTACGAAGAGCTGACAATGAAAGAGGTTGCGCGGGTTGTGGGCGTCAGCGAATCCCGGGTGTCCCAGATCCACGGGCAGGCTCTTGCCGCGCTGAAACAATCTCTTGTCGAAACCTCTGAAACGGAAAACGTCTCTTCCCGGCAGACGGTCCGTCATGGTGGCTGA
- a CDS encoding CheR family methyltransferase: MLSVGCSSGEEVYTLALMAMEAGRLEDFRVAGIDLSFGQIEKARAGVYGQRSVRRVPEDLLRRAFHQEGTHYRVRDRVRSVTRFSRGNILSVVSPLDSYEGILCRNVIIYFDDETRKKLINIFYRLVSPGGVLLTGTGELLPDGGAPFQIESRNGIVLYHKK, from the coding sequence ATTCTGTCGGTGGGATGCTCTTCCGGCGAAGAGGTCTATACCCTCGCCCTCATGGCCATGGAAGCGGGCCGGTTGGAGGATTTCCGGGTGGCAGGGATCGACCTTTCTTTCGGCCAGATTGAAAAGGCTCGCGCCGGTGTTTATGGACAGCGCTCCGTTCGCCGTGTTCCCGAGGATCTTCTGAGGAGAGCCTTCCATCAGGAAGGGACCCACTATCGCGTCCGTGACAGGGTCCGTTCCGTCACCCGCTTTTCCCGCGGCAACATTCTGTCGGTTGTCTCTCCCCTGGACAGCTATGAAGGCATCCTCTGCCGGAACGTGATCATCTACTTCGATGATGAAACCCGGAAAAAACTGATCAACATATTTTATCGTCTTGTTTCCCCAGGCGGGGTTCTTCTTACGGGCACGGGAGAATTGCTTCCGGATGGAGGCGCCCCTTTTCAGATCGAATCCCGGAATGGTATCGTCCTTTACCATAAAAAATGA
- a CDS encoding chemotaxis response regulator CheY has protein sequence MDFNMKVLVVDDFSTMRRIVKNTLRQIGFTQIEEAEDGQKAFDRLMSEKFDFVVSDWNMPNMTGIDLLRKVRAEPTLKHLPFLMVTAEAKQENVVEAIKAGVSNYIVKPFTVATLQEKIAKIFKDK, from the coding sequence GTGGATTTTAATATGAAGGTTCTGGTTGTCGACGATTTTTCGACCATGAGGAGGATCGTCAAGAACACCCTTCGCCAGATCGGGTTCACCCAGATCGAAGAAGCCGAGGACGGTCAAAAGGCGTTCGACCGGCTGATGTCCGAAAAATTCGATTTTGTCGTCAGCGACTGGAACATGCCGAATATGACGGGAATCGATCTTTTGCGGAAAGTCCGGGCCGAGCCCACCCTCAAGCATCTGCCTTTCCTCATGGTGACGGCGGAGGCCAAGCAGGAAAACGTCGTCGAAGCGATCAAGGCGGGGGTTTCGAACTATATCGTCAAGCCGTTCACCGTGGCGACCCTCCAGGAAAAGATCGCGAAGATATTTAAGGACAAGTAA
- a CDS encoding chemotaxis protein CheA, translating into MSDAFDNEEMKEILQDFLTEAEEMLEGLDTYFVQLESRPDDRTLLNEIFRTAHSIKGSAGFIGLNRIVEVAHHAENVLNQLRQGQMRAEPLVIDIILEAMDALKLLVREVRTGTPADVDIDALSQKLDLLMQWGEDVQSESAQEQQEQEGEGAREHPEETVEKAAPETPVPSETALLPEAFQVEDEELAAGQTEAETGAGKPVPAKEPVPPSRSLSPKVDSPPPSASEGPSAGAGESDQTIRVETSRLDNVMNLVGELVLGRNRLVRLSGDQSGLQDVQQQLKEISEAVAQLSRVTTDLQLAVIKTRMQPIRKVLGKFPRMVRDLSRKMGKEVRLELSGEETELDKSVIEEIGDPLVHIIRNAIDHGLESPEERQASGKPAEGVVRIGAYQEGNSIVIEVSDDGKGINVERVKQKAIERRLISGADADRMSEGELVNLIFLPGFSTAEKITDVSGRGVGMDVVRTNINKINGSVEVRTTPGAGSTFIIRLPLTIAIIQALMVTIGAEVYAIPLQTVVETVKITREEVKTLSGSDVLNLRDQVLPLLRLRDEFKVPDTDSADPSRCYVVVVQLGSRLLGLVVDRLPYQEEVVIKSMGPLLSGIRGMAGATITGDGKVVLILDVAEILQDIQLRQQSGAVQTGYQTAMNRT; encoded by the coding sequence ATGTCTGACGCGTTTGACAATGAAGAGATGAAGGAGATCCTTCAGGATTTTCTGACGGAAGCGGAAGAGATGCTGGAAGGTCTCGACACGTATTTCGTCCAGCTGGAATCCCGTCCCGATGACCGGACCCTCCTGAACGAAATCTTTCGCACTGCCCACAGCATCAAGGGATCGGCCGGCTTCATCGGCCTCAACCGGATCGTCGAAGTCGCCCATCATGCAGAAAACGTGCTGAACCAGCTCCGTCAGGGACAAATGCGCGCCGAACCACTGGTCATCGATATCATTCTGGAGGCGATGGATGCCCTGAAGCTTCTGGTCAGGGAAGTCCGCACGGGAACTCCCGCGGATGTGGATATCGACGCCCTGAGCCAGAAGCTCGATCTCCTGATGCAATGGGGGGAAGACGTTCAGTCGGAATCGGCGCAGGAGCAACAGGAACAAGAAGGGGAGGGAGCAAGGGAGCACCCGGAAGAGACTGTCGAAAAGGCCGCTCCCGAAACACCTGTGCCTTCGGAGACAGCCCTTCTCCCGGAAGCTTTTCAGGTCGAGGACGAAGAGCTGGCGGCCGGACAGACAGAAGCAGAGACGGGGGCCGGGAAACCGGTTCCCGCGAAAGAACCGGTCCCGCCCTCCAGAAGTCTCTCTCCAAAAGTGGATTCTCCTCCGCCTTCCGCATCCGAAGGGCCATCGGCAGGTGCGGGGGAGTCCGACCAGACGATTCGGGTGGAAACGTCCCGTCTCGATAACGTGATGAATCTCGTCGGAGAGCTGGTGCTGGGGAGAAACCGGCTGGTGCGTCTGTCGGGAGACCAGTCCGGTCTTCAGGATGTCCAGCAGCAGCTGAAAGAAATCTCGGAGGCCGTTGCCCAGCTGTCGCGCGTGACGACGGATCTGCAGCTGGCGGTGATCAAGACCAGGATGCAGCCGATCCGGAAGGTTCTCGGGAAATTCCCCCGGATGGTGCGGGACCTTTCCCGTAAAATGGGCAAGGAAGTCCGCCTGGAACTGTCCGGAGAAGAAACCGAACTCGACAAGTCGGTGATCGAGGAGATCGGCGATCCGCTCGTCCATATCATCCGGAATGCCATTGATCATGGTCTGGAGTCTCCCGAAGAGCGGCAGGCTTCCGGAAAACCGGCGGAAGGCGTCGTGCGGATCGGGGCCTATCAGGAGGGAAATTCGATCGTGATCGAGGTGTCCGACGACGGGAAGGGGATCAACGTCGAACGGGTCAAGCAGAAGGCGATCGAGAGGCGGTTGATTTCGGGGGCCGACGCCGACCGGATGTCGGAGGGAGAACTCGTCAACCTGATCTTTCTTCCGGGATTTTCGACCGCCGAAAAAATTACGGATGTCTCCGGCCGGGGAGTCGGCATGGATGTGGTCCGGACCAACATCAACAAGATCAATGGTTCGGTCGAAGTCCGGACCACCCCGGGGGCCGGTTCGACGTTCATCATCCGTCTGCCCCTGACCATCGCCATTATCCAGGCCCTGATGGTGACGATCGGGGCCGAAGTGTACGCGATTCCCCTTCAGACGGTGGTCGAGACGGTCAAGATCACCCGGGAGGAGGTCAAGACCTTGTCCGGGTCGGATGTCCTGAACCTGCGGGATCAGGTGCTGCCCCTGCTTCGGCTTCGGGACGAATTCAAGGTGCCGGACACGGATTCCGCCGATCCTTCCCGGTGCTATGTGGTCGTCGTGCAGCTCGGTTCCCGTCTCCTGGGTCTGGTCGTGGACCGTCTGCCCTACCAGGAGGAGGTCGTCATCAAGAGCATGGGGCCCCTTCTCTCCGGTATCCGGGGAATGGCGGGGGCCACCATTACCGGAGACGGAAAAGTCGTCCTGATCCTGGACGTCGCGGAGATCCTGCAGGACATCCAGCTCCGGCAGCAGTCGGGCGCCGTCCAGACCGGGTACCAGACCGCCATGAATCGCACCTGA
- a CDS encoding chemotaxis protein CheB encodes MIRVLVVDDSRTFRKALRLIFSRSPDISVVGEAESAEEALSLLGVLSPDVVTLDIEMPGMGGLLLAERIRTDFSARILVVSGQTHLGSRTAVEALLKGAHDILEKPADMETNPLFRASVLRKVRELSGMNVPLPVCHEPLVPPSGMRSRDFPSLLAVGGSTGGPASLSGLLGKLSGEPLPPVLVVQHMAPAILPHLAERLQQEFGIESRMAFQGEILLPGTLRIAPGGVHIRLERNGQGDLVVRLEDDAGHSPHVPSIDRLFESVALAAGAQAIGVLLSGLGDDGARGLLSIRKAGGETLAEAPETAAAPGMPSAAIGLKAVRHVLPAASIGLALAGWFRERSS; translated from the coding sequence ATGATACGCGTTCTGGTGGTTGACGATTCCCGAACCTTCCGGAAGGCGTTGCGACTGATCTTTTCCCGGTCTCCGGATATTTCGGTGGTCGGAGAAGCCGAATCCGCGGAGGAGGCGCTTTCTCTCCTCGGCGTTCTGTCACCGGACGTGGTGACGCTGGATATCGAGATGCCGGGCATGGGCGGGCTGTTGCTCGCCGAGCGGATCCGGACGGATTTTTCGGCCCGGATCCTGGTCGTCAGCGGGCAGACCCATCTCGGGTCCCGCACGGCGGTGGAAGCTCTTTTAAAAGGCGCACACGACATTCTGGAAAAACCGGCGGACATGGAGACCAATCCGCTCTTCCGGGCGTCGGTTCTCCGGAAAGTCCGGGAACTGTCCGGAATGAACGTTCCGCTTCCGGTCTGTCACGAACCGCTGGTCCCTCCGTCCGGCATGCGATCTCGCGATTTTCCCTCCCTCCTGGCCGTGGGAGGGTCCACGGGAGGGCCGGCCTCCTTGTCGGGTCTACTGGGGAAGCTTTCGGGTGAGCCGCTTCCGCCCGTTCTGGTCGTCCAGCACATGGCGCCGGCGATCCTTCCGCACCTGGCAGAACGGCTGCAACAGGAGTTCGGGATCGAGTCCCGGATGGCGTTTCAGGGGGAAATCCTTCTTCCGGGAACCCTCCGGATCGCGCCGGGGGGGGTCCATATCCGTCTGGAGAGAAATGGGCAGGGAGATCTGGTGGTGCGGCTGGAAGACGATGCGGGACACTCGCCGCACGTTCCGTCCATCGACCGCCTGTTCGAGTCTGTGGCGCTTGCGGCCGGCGCACAGGCGATCGGGGTCCTCCTGTCCGGTCTCGGAGACGATGGGGCGCGGGGTCTCCTGTCCATCCGGAAGGCCGGAGGAGAGACTCTGGCAGAGGCTCCGGAAACGGCGGCGGCTCCGGGAATGCCGTCGGCCGCCATCGGTCTGAAAGCGGTCCGGCATGTGTTGCCGGCGGCCTCTATCGGTCTCGCTCTGGCCGGATGGTTCCGGGAACGCTCCTCCTGA
- a CDS encoding methyl-accepting chemotaxis protein gives MRFSLGKKIQLATALTLLLVLGASGALVLFSASKDLMKQEKGRSDMMAQSIIKGLSTVMMSVNAPVMSHNLIDDQKKLDGVLRVQMIRPDGVQAFYDNKTIQKVNDWRHYKAYALRIFFTHPKHRTGHFATDPRFQEVFRYGKAVSYQENVDGKPALTKLFPVRFENNCYLCHGYQAKQKVMAVLRISTPLTELNSARHRLVLQIVLFFGGAIALLLVILSLTIRTIAIRPLHEVVEVIESTAEGDLTRTIPSRTSDEIGELVSHFNTMVGKLRTLVMRQRDVGNRAMEATRDMVKSLDGIRGRADQETGQIQTAAAATEELSRSLGDVAKNTRTAADLSNKTDEEARKGLESIQKASTELGRISDVVGQASESIQELGKSSDQISEIVNIIDEIAEQTNLLALNAAIEAARAGEQGKGFAVVADEVRKLAERTTRSTHQISETIQSIQSLTEKSVKVMTKGSRELGELIGVMRSASDLLSGIVSAVREVTVQVNQIAMATTEQSQAVDQVAGAVESSSVGIQTIRQFALEASEAATGLENRMQELERYIGQFRIGE, from the coding sequence ATGCGATTCAGTCTGGGAAAAAAAATACAGCTTGCGACCGCCCTGACTCTCCTGCTCGTTCTGGGAGCGTCCGGAGCGCTGGTTCTTTTCAGTGCGTCCAAGGACCTGATGAAGCAGGAAAAAGGTCGTTCGGACATGATGGCCCAGTCCATTATCAAAGGGCTGTCCACCGTCATGATGTCGGTCAACGCACCCGTCATGAGCCACAACCTGATCGACGACCAGAAAAAACTGGACGGCGTTCTGCGCGTCCAGATGATCCGTCCGGACGGGGTCCAGGCCTTCTACGACAACAAGACGATCCAGAAAGTGAACGACTGGCGCCACTACAAGGCGTATGCGCTGCGGATCTTTTTCACGCACCCCAAGCACCGCACCGGCCACTTTGCCACGGATCCCCGGTTTCAGGAGGTTTTCCGTTACGGGAAAGCCGTTTCCTACCAGGAGAATGTTGACGGCAAGCCGGCGTTGACCAAGCTGTTTCCCGTGCGTTTCGAGAACAACTGTTATCTCTGCCACGGATACCAGGCGAAGCAGAAAGTGATGGCGGTTCTCCGGATCTCCACGCCCCTGACGGAACTGAACAGCGCCCGCCACCGGCTTGTGCTCCAGATCGTCCTGTTTTTCGGCGGCGCGATCGCCCTTCTTCTCGTGATTCTTTCCCTCACGATCCGGACCATCGCCATCCGGCCTCTGCATGAAGTGGTGGAGGTGATCGAATCGACGGCCGAGGGGGATCTGACCCGTACCATCCCCTCCCGGACGTCGGACGAGATCGGCGAGCTGGTTTCCCATTTCAATACGATGGTCGGCAAGCTCCGGACGCTGGTCATGCGGCAGAGGGATGTCGGGAACCGGGCCATGGAAGCGACTCGGGACATGGTCAAGAGTCTGGACGGGATCCGGGGCCGGGCCGACCAGGAAACAGGACAGATTCAGACGGCCGCGGCAGCGACGGAAGAGCTGTCCAGGTCTCTGGGGGATGTGGCCAAAAACACCCGCACCGCGGCCGATCTTTCCAACAAGACGGACGAAGAAGCCCGGAAGGGCCTGGAATCCATCCAGAAGGCGTCGACGGAGCTGGGCCGGATTTCGGACGTGGTGGGACAGGCCTCCGAAAGCATCCAGGAGCTCGGGAAGAGTTCGGACCAGATCTCGGAGATCGTGAACATCATCGACGAGATCGCGGAGCAGACAAACCTTCTCGCCCTGAACGCCGCCATCGAAGCGGCCCGGGCGGGAGAGCAGGGGAAGGGGTTTGCCGTGGTGGCCGACGAGGTCCGGAAACTGGCCGAGCGGACGACGCGGTCCACGCACCAGATTTCCGAAACGATCCAGTCGATCCAGTCCCTGACGGAAAAGTCCGTGAAGGTGATGACGAAGGGCTCCAGGGAGCTGGGAGAATTGATCGGAGTGATGCGGTCGGCATCCGACCTCCTCTCCGGCATCGTGTCCGCCGTTCGGGAAGTCACGGTCCAGGTCAACCAGATCGCCATGGCGACGACCGAACAGAGCCAGGCGGTCGACCAGGTCGCCGGAGCGGTGGAAAGCTCGTCCGTCGGCATCCAGACCATCCGTCAGTTTGCCCTGGAAGCGTCGGAGGCCGCAACGGGACTTGAAAACAGGATGCAGGAACTCGAACGCTATATCGGCCAGTTCCGGATCGGCGAATAA
- a CDS encoding chemotaxis protein CheW, whose protein sequence is MGVPDRIAMEKETAPEKTLGGLVDFGADVLQMVSFRLSGEDYAVDVMAVQEINRLSDMTRVPKAPYFVDGVINLRGKILPVINLRKLLGFPPLTAVTEDMRMIVVSAEGSLAGLTVDEVDQVLRIPKSRVEEQKDLGIGKSLGDFIQGVAHMEERLVTLLDIGKLLSVRIA, encoded by the coding sequence ATGGGTGTACCGGACAGGATCGCGATGGAAAAAGAGACAGCTCCCGAGAAAACGCTGGGCGGACTTGTGGATTTCGGAGCCGACGTTCTGCAGATGGTCAGTTTTCGGCTGTCCGGCGAGGATTATGCGGTGGATGTCATGGCGGTCCAGGAAATCAACCGTCTTTCCGACATGACGAGGGTTCCCAAGGCTCCTTATTTCGTGGATGGCGTCATCAACCTCCGGGGCAAGATCCTTCCGGTGATCAATCTCCGGAAGCTTCTGGGATTCCCTCCGCTCACCGCCGTGACGGAAGACATGCGGATGATCGTCGTGAGCGCGGAAGGCTCTCTGGCCGGACTGACGGTGGATGAAGTCGACCAGGTTCTCCGGATTCCGAAGAGCCGCGTGGAGGAGCAGAAAGATCTGGGGATCGGAAAGTCTCTGGGAGACTTCATCCAGGGCGTTGCCCATATGGAAGAGCGGCTCGTGACACTGCTGGATATCGGAAAACTTCTGTCTGTCCGGATCGCATGA
- a CDS encoding flagellar motor protein, translated as MDITTLLGLVIGFGGILGGAAIEGLPLGTIFQMTAAIIVFGGTIGATLVTTPMAQILAAVRSVPRLFLNPKSDPVKIIRKIVELSKVSRKEGLLKLESFLDDPFIRGDAFLTRGVRMVMDGTDIAKVRDALETESRYIEDEEAASAKVFEAAGGYAPTIGILGAVLGLIHVMSNLSDPNKLAEGIATAFVATVYGVGSANLAYLPLSGKLKIKNHYEGRNREIIIEGLVAIGQGENPNNIEDRLMGFLNEKERSGMENKG; from the coding sequence ATGGATATAACCACTCTGCTCGGCCTGGTGATCGGCTTTGGGGGAATTCTGGGGGGAGCGGCCATTGAAGGCCTTCCTCTCGGGACGATTTTTCAGATGACCGCGGCGATCATCGTTTTTGGCGGAACGATCGGCGCAACGCTGGTGACGACTCCCATGGCCCAGATTCTGGCGGCGGTCCGTTCTGTGCCCCGTCTTTTTCTGAACCCGAAAAGCGATCCGGTCAAAATCATCCGGAAAATCGTCGAGCTGTCCAAGGTCTCGCGAAAAGAAGGGCTTCTGAAGCTGGAATCTTTCCTCGACGATCCGTTTATCCGGGGGGATGCCTTTCTGACGCGCGGAGTCCGGATGGTCATGGACGGCACCGATATCGCGAAAGTGCGCGACGCCCTTGAAACGGAGTCCCGGTATATCGAGGACGAAGAGGCGGCGTCCGCCAAGGTTTTCGAAGCGGCGGGAGGGTATGCCCCGACCATCGGGATCCTTGGCGCCGTTCTGGGTCTGATTCATGTGATGAGCAACCTGTCCGATCCCAACAAGCTCGCGGAAGGGATCGCCACCGCGTTCGTCGCGACGGTCTATGGAGTGGGGTCCGCGAACCTCGCGTATCTTCCCCTGTCCGGAAAGCTCAAGATCAAGAACCATTATGAGGGACGCAACCGGGAAATCATCATCGAAGGCCTGGTTGCGATCGGTCAGGGGGAAAATCCCAACAACATCGAGGATCGACTGATGGGATTTCTGAATGAGAAAGAACGTTCCGGGATGGAAAACAAGGGGTAG
- a CDS encoding flagellar motor protein MotB: MAKKPRHEEHENLERWLVSYADFITLLFAFFVMLYAIASVNTGKFRVLSNAIVAAFTHKKQIRLTHVIIPKDMSTPGKATPQVQSVMIRALELLVQKSSEKGDMKVVQTKEGIVLRIQSRFLFASGHARVRRKAVPVLRKIAALLARTNHEIRVHGYTDNQPIRTSRYPSNWALSTMRAVNVLTRLLEYGSIDPGRMGAAGFGKFRPIASNLTPEGREKNRRVEILIMNREYVPHSSTGPAPSAPPRRTPPSPALPGAPRI, from the coding sequence ATGGCCAAGAAACCCCGCCACGAAGAGCACGAGAATCTTGAACGCTGGCTGGTGTCCTACGCGGATTTCATCACGCTCCTGTTCGCTTTTTTCGTCATGCTCTACGCGATCGCTTCCGTCAATACAGGCAAGTTCCGGGTTCTTTCGAACGCCATCGTCGCCGCATTCACCCACAAAAAACAGATTCGTCTGACCCACGTCATCATCCCCAAGGACATGTCCACGCCCGGAAAAGCCACTCCCCAGGTCCAGTCCGTCATGATCCGGGCCTTAGAGCTTCTGGTCCAGAAATCCTCCGAAAAAGGGGACATGAAAGTCGTCCAGACCAAGGAAGGGATCGTGCTCCGGATCCAGTCCCGGTTTCTTTTTGCGTCCGGGCACGCCCGCGTGCGCCGGAAGGCGGTTCCCGTCCTCCGGAAAATCGCCGCTCTCCTGGCCCGGACCAACCACGAGATCCGGGTGCATGGCTACACCGACAACCAGCCGATCCGGACCTCCCGATACCCCAGCAACTGGGCGCTTTCCACAATGAGGGCCGTCAATGTGTTGACCCGTTTGCTCGAGTATGGTTCCATAGATCCGGGTCGGATGGGTGCGGCGGGATTCGGAAAATTTCGTCCCATCGCCTCCAACCTGACACCGGAAGGCCGGGAAAAGAACCGGCGCGTGGAAATTCTGATCATGAACAGGGAGTATGTCCCGCATTCGTCGACGGGACCGGCGCCGTCCGCTCCTCCTCGGAGGACGCCGCCGTCCCCCGCCCTGCCGGGCGCTCCCCGGATTTGA
- a CDS encoding DUF6115 domain-containing protein, producing MSFAVFQGVLDGTLLIFLAVLLAYVRVVRGQLRRLTREKTASSGVRGETGEGMGLFRESREALEKTIREMDALSREAAGRTDRLKLLLHDAQQWLEDLERLEKGPTSDPASGTPPPEQKPSASGQSSGPHRPSRSEPRTDIEKVLYLMEQGKTVPEIAQSMGRGEGEIELMLGLSRLSDSRSGPGR from the coding sequence ATGAGTTTTGCGGTTTTTCAGGGGGTTCTCGACGGGACTCTCCTGATTTTTCTTGCCGTTCTCCTGGCGTATGTCCGTGTCGTGCGCGGACAGCTGCGTCGTTTGACCCGGGAAAAAACGGCCTCTTCGGGTGTCCGGGGGGAAACGGGGGAAGGGATGGGCCTTTTTCGGGAGTCCCGGGAAGCGCTCGAAAAAACCATCCGCGAGATGGATGCCCTCTCCCGGGAAGCGGCCGGTCGGACCGACCGGCTGAAGCTTCTTCTGCATGATGCCCAGCAATGGCTGGAAGATCTTGAACGACTGGAAAAGGGTCCCACTTCCGATCCTGCCTCCGGAACCCCTCCTCCGGAACAGAAACCCTCCGCCTCCGGACAGTCTTCGGGTCCACACCGCCCTTCTCGTTCGGAACCCCGGACCGACATCGAAAAAGTTCTCTACCTGATGGAACAGGGAAAGACGGTGCCGGAAATCGCCCAGTCCATGGGGAGAGGGGAAGGGGAGATCGAACTGATGCTCGGTCTTTCCCGCCTGTCGGACAGTCGCTCCGGGCCCGGCCGGTAG
- a CDS encoding EscU/YscU/HrcU family type III secretion system export apparatus switch protein, whose product MRTPEKKGSIAIALGYHPEEDDAPVVLAAGQDEIARKILEIAAEYRIPVRSSPRLAELLIRVPPGHPIPAELYQAVALLLAYLYRSAEPGEFSLPPPGGR is encoded by the coding sequence GTGAGAACGCCGGAAAAAAAAGGGTCGATCGCAATTGCGCTCGGGTACCATCCCGAGGAAGACGATGCTCCGGTGGTTCTGGCGGCGGGACAGGACGAGATTGCCAGAAAAATCCTGGAGATCGCTGCCGAATACCGGATCCCGGTCCGGTCCTCTCCCCGTCTGGCGGAATTGTTGATCCGGGTTCCGCCGGGACACCCGATCCCGGCGGAACTGTATCAGGCGGTGGCTCTTCTCCTGGCGTACCTCTATCGTTCGGCCGAACCGGGAGAGTTCAGTCTTCCGCCCCCAGGCGGGAGATGA
- a CDS encoding SDR family NAD(P)-dependent oxidoreductase, which translates to MQKKTVLVTGSTSGIGLAVAREMAREGFRTILTGRRKALLRETVENFLRLGHEVRGIPADLAEPGEAERLFAETLDWTGGRLDVLVNNAGTWQQSPVEEITREDFRSLMSLNLEAPFILSGLAMRTMKRQRSGTIVNISSVAGLEAWAQTSLYSASKFGLRALTQSLLAEGSRFGIKAFAVCPGYVATPMTAGARVSPEDMIQPEDVARLVMAHLALSPATVLKDIVISRLGAED; encoded by the coding sequence ATGCAGAAAAAAACGGTTCTGGTGACGGGGTCCACTTCGGGGATCGGTCTTGCTGTCGCCCGGGAAATGGCCCGGGAGGGCTTCCGGACCATTCTGACCGGAAGACGGAAAGCACTTCTCCGGGAAACCGTGGAGAACTTTCTCCGGCTGGGACATGAGGTCAGGGGAATCCCTGCCGATCTGGCAGAACCCGGCGAAGCGGAACGACTGTTTGCCGAAACGCTGGACTGGACGGGAGGTCGGCTGGACGTGCTGGTGAACAACGCGGGAACCTGGCAGCAGTCACCGGTGGAAGAGATCACCCGCGAGGACTTCCGCTCCCTGATGTCCCTGAACCTCGAGGCGCCCTTCATCCTCTCCGGGTTGGCCATGCGGACGATGAAACGCCAACGGAGCGGAACCATCGTCAACATTTCCTCCGTCGCGGGGCTCGAAGCCTGGGCCCAGACCTCCCTTTACTCCGCGTCGAAATTCGGTCTGAGAGCCCTGACGCAGTCCCTTCTCGCGGAAGGATCCCGCTTCGGAATCAAAGCCTTTGCCGTCTGTCCGGGCTATGTCGCGACACCCATGACGGCGGGGGCCCGCGTGTCGCCCGAAGACATGATCCAGCCGGAAGACGTTGCCCGCCTCGTCATGGCCCATCTCGCCCTTTCTCCCGCGACCGTCCTCAAGGACATCGTCATCTCCCGCCTGGGGGCGGAAGACTGA